Genomic window (Streptomyces liliiviolaceus):
GTGTGGAAGGCCAGCTCGTCGAGGTGGCCGCCCGCGACCAGTGCGGTGAGGGTCACACAGCTGCGCGAGCGCCGGTCGAGGCCCGGCCGGTCCCAGATCTCGCCCCACGCGTAGCGCGTGATGAACTCCTGGAAGTCCCCGGAGAACTCGTCGGCCTGGGCCAGCGCCCGGTCCACATGGGCGTCCCCGAGCACCTCACGGCGGACCTTGATGCCCGCGTCGTACGGATCGGCCCTGCCCATCAGCGCCTCGGGCTGCGGGGCCGGGGCGATCTCGGCGACGGGTGACGCCTGCTGCGGCACGGAGAGCACGGGGCTCGCCTGGGGGACCACGACCGACATCTGCCCGGTGGACGAGTCGTAGGCGGGCTGCTGCCAGGCCGTGGAGAAATGCCGTACGAGGAGGTCGGTGACCGCGGCGGGCTGCTCGACGGGGACCAGGTGGGAGGCGCCGGGCACGACCGCGAGACGGGCGTCCGGTATCCCGGCGACCAGGGTGCGGGCCTCGGCGGGGCCGGTCACCTGGTCGTCCGAACCGACCAAAACGAGCGTGGGCACACCGATGCGGCCGAGGTCGGCGCGGATGTCGAACGCGGCGATCGCCTCGCAGGCGGCGATGTAGCAGCCCGGGTCGGTGGTGCGCACCATCTGTACGGCCCACTCGGTGATCGCGGGCTGTGCCGCGGCGAACCCGGTGGTGAACCAGCGCTCGGGGGACGACCGCGCGATGGGGTCGAGGCCGTTCGACCGGACGATCACCCCGCGCTGGCGGAACTCGTCGGCCGTGCCGAACCGCGGGGAGGCCGCGATCAGCGTGAGCGAGGCAAGGCGCTCGGGGCGGCGCAGCGCCAGCTCGGCCCCCACGGCTCCGCCGAGCGCGCAGCCCGCGTAGCCGAACCGCTGGACGCCGAGCCCGTCGAGGGTGGCGAGCAGCCGTTCGGCCAGCTCGGTGACCGAACCGGTCGGGTGCGCGGGCGCGCCGCCGTGACCGGGCAGGTCGAAGCGGAAGACCCGCCACTGCTTGGCCAGCTCCGGGACCTGCCGGTCCCACATGTGCCAGGTGGTGCCCAGTGAGGGACCCAAGATCAGGACAGGTGCGTCTTCCGGCCCGTCAAAGCGGTATTGAAGGGTGTTGGTCTGTGCGTCGCTCACCCGACTCACGCTCCCACATCTCACGATTTCTCACGCACTTGGGTCGGATCCCCATGCAAGGCGTCCCACGTTGTGGCAGCCTCGCGAAGATCCTCCGCACGGGCCTTCACATGTCGCCGAGTGGCAGGGGACGCCGGCCGCACCGCGCGTCATCGTACAGATGGACCCTGGGAATCCTCAGGGGCTCGTGGTGGCTGCGGGGTCTCCCAGTGGACCGTGCGACGGCACCAGCGGTTCAGGAGGGTGCGGTCGTGGCCGACGGCGAGGAGGCCCGCGCCGGTGGTGGACCGGTAGGCCTCCACCACGGCGACCAGTGCGGCGCCGGTGGAGGCGTCGAGCATGGCGGTCATCTCGTCGCAGATCAGCCAGCGGGGGCGCAGGACGAGGGCGCGGGCCAGACAGGCGCGTTGCAGCTGGCCGTCGCTGACCTCGTGCGGGCGGCGGGTCAGCAGGTCGGGGGTCAGGCCCACGCTCGTGGCCAACTCCGCCACCCGGTCCGGTACTTCGCTGCGGCGGCCGGTGGCGTGCAGGGGTTCGGCGATGAGGTGGGCGAGGCGCAGCCGGGGGTCCGCGGCGAGTCTGGGCTGCTGGAGGACGACGCCGAAGGCGGTGCGCTGTTCGCGTGGGGCACGGTGGCGCCAGCGGCGTACGGGTTCGCCGTCGAGGAGCAGGGTGCCGGAGTCGGGGCGGTGCAGCAGGGCGGCGACGCGGGCGAGGGTGGATTTGCCGCAGCCGCTGGGGCCGAGGAGTCCGACGGCTTCGCCGGGCTCGACGGTCAGGGAGAAGTCCCGTACGACGGGGGCGTGTTGGGCGTATCCAGCGGTGATGGCCCGTAGTTCAAGCATGGCTGTCCTCCGGTACGTACGGGTGGTGGCAGGCGACCGCGGCCGTCATCGGCGGCCGGGTGGCGCAGGTGTCGGCGGCCCGGTCGCAGCGGGCGGCGAAGGCGCAGCCGTCGGGGAGGTTGCCGAGTTCGGGGGGCATGCCGGGGATGGGGGTGAAGGCGCGGTCGGGCAGGGCTTGCAGGAGGCCGCGGCTGTAGGGGTGGCGGGGGCCGGGGGCGCCGAAGAAGGCTTCCGCGTCGGCGAGTTCGACGATGCGGCCCGCGTACATGACCGCCACGCGGTCGGCGATGCGCTCGGCCGCCGCGAGGTCGTGGGTGATGACCAGGAGGGCCCGGCCGGCGGTGTCCACGTGGCGGCGCAGTTCGTCGACGGTGTGGTCCACGAGGTCGCGGTCGAGTCCGGTGGTCGGTTCGTCGGCGAGCAGCAGTGGCGCGTCGCCGACGAGGGCGAGGGCGGTGGCGGCGCGCTGGGCGAGACCGCCGGAGAGTTCGTGCGGGTGGCGGTCGAGGTGGTCCGCGGGGAACGCGGCACGCGCGGCGGCGGCCTCGGCGGCGGAGCGCAGGGCCACCCGGCCGCGGACGCCCTTCAACTGGGCGACGGTCTCCTCCAGTTGGGAGCGGATGGTGCGGACCGGGGTCAGGTGGGCGGCCGGGCTCTGCGGTACGAGGCCGATCCGGCGGCCTCGGACCGTACGGGCCAGGGTGCGTTCGTCGGCCGCGAGCAGGTCGAGGTCCCCGAGGCGGGCCTCGCCCGCGGCCCGGGCGTTGGCGGGGAGCAGGCCGAGGAGGGCGGAGACGAGGACGGACTTGCCGCAGCCGCTCTCGCCGATCAGGGCCAGGCACTCCCCCGCCGCCACGTCGAAGCGCGCGTCGGTGACGGCGGCGACCCGGCGCCCGCCCGGCATGAGGAAGCGCACCGACAGGCCTCGTACGGACAGCACGGTCACAGCGTCAGCTCCGATCGGCGGCGTGGGTTGATCCGCTCCCGCCAGGCTCCGGCGAGGCCGGCGAGGGCGAGGGTGGGGACGATGAGGAACAGGCCGGGGAAGAGGGTCGGCCACCACTGTCCGGCGAGCAGCGAGCCGCGGGCGTTCTGGATGAGGTTGCCGAGGCTCGCCAGGTGCGAGGGCAGGCCGAGGCCCAGGAAGGACAGGGCGGACTCGTGCCACATGGCGTGCGGCACCATGAGTACGGCGGCGAGCGCGGCCTGGGGCAGCACGGCGGGCAGCAGATGGCGTACGGCGATCCGCAGTCTCGACGC
Coding sequences:
- the pcaDC gene encoding bifunctional 3-oxoadipate enol-lactonase/4-carboxymuconolactone decarboxylase PcaDC, which codes for MSDAQTNTLQYRFDGPEDAPVLILGPSLGTTWHMWDRQVPELAKQWRVFRFDLPGHGGAPAHPTGSVTELAERLLATLDGLGVQRFGYAGCALGGAVGAELALRRPERLASLTLIAASPRFGTADEFRQRGVIVRSNGLDPIARSSPERWFTTGFAAAQPAITEWAVQMVRTTDPGCYIAACEAIAAFDIRADLGRIGVPTLVLVGSDDQVTGPAEARTLVAGIPDARLAVVPGASHLVPVEQPAAVTDLLVRHFSTAWQQPAYDSSTGQMSVVVPQASPVLSVPQQASPVAEIAPAPQPEALMGRADPYDAGIKVRREVLGDAHVDRALAQADEFSGDFQEFITRYAWGEIWDRPGLDRRSRSCVTLTALVAGGHLDELAFHTRAALRNGLTPVEIKEVLLQAAVYCGVPAANSAFKVAQQVIREETTPQE
- a CDS encoding ABC transporter ATP-binding protein; the protein is MLELRAITAGYAQHAPVVRDFSLTVEPGEAVGLLGPSGCGKSTLARVAALLHRPDSGTLLLDGEPVRRWRHRAPREQRTAFGVVLQQPRLAADPRLRLAHLIAEPLHATGRRSEVPDRVAELATSVGLTPDLLTRRPHEVSDGQLQRACLARALVLRPRWLICDEMTAMLDASTGAALVAVVEAYRSTTGAGLLAVGHDRTLLNRWCRRTVHWETPQPPRAPEDSQGPSVR
- a CDS encoding ABC transporter ATP-binding protein, encoding MPGGRRVAAVTDARFDVAAGECLALIGESGCGKSVLVSALLGLLPANARAAGEARLGDLDLLAADERTLARTVRGRRIGLVPQSPAAHLTPVRTIRSQLEETVAQLKGVRGRVALRSAAEAAAARAAFPADHLDRHPHELSGGLAQRAATALALVGDAPLLLADEPTTGLDRDLVDHTVDELRRHVDTAGRALLVITHDLAAAERIADRVAVMYAGRIVELADAEAFFGAPGPRHPYSRGLLQALPDRAFTPIPGMPPELGNLPDGCAFAARCDRAADTCATRPPMTAAVACHHPYVPEDSHA